The Misgurnus anguillicaudatus chromosome 12, ASM2758022v2, whole genome shotgun sequence region GTCGCATTCCTTTGTTCCTGCTCTGTTATCGCATGCGCCTGTGCTGGGGCTTAACTTCGAGTTTGCTTACAAAGTGTTCATATCTCTTTAATTAAGCACACTGCTAGATTAGTACGAAAAAttacagtttaaacagtagtaACGTTAAGCACTGAGAGATAACAACTAGTTTAAACTACACGTTAAAGGTCATTGCCATGCAGTTATACAATTTTCGGGTTGTCTTTGCAACGTGAAAGATTATAATACAGCGAACTACATTAGTATTGAAATAAAGTTACTTTCAAATGATTTTCATATTTACATGTCATTATACATACGTAGTGTTTAACGGGCTTAAATATAGAAAGCATGAATTGTTTCATCACTTTGAGGGCGACCCGCCTGGAATGATGACATAATGCTCTATGGGATTGCATAATTTGGAAATGGCGCTTTAATAGGAACACATTGACTCGCGTTACACTAGTGTGTAAAATTTAACATAAACGCCTTGCATAACTTATCCAATTGAATTATTACAGACAAATATAAGTCGACATATATAATTGCGGAATAGATGTGCAAGCTAGCGATACTAATACTGTTGGTTGGTTCCTCTGACAACTACATGCAGCCTCACTGTCCTTTGGGGTCAATGATGCaagtgatttttttctgtttttccccCCAAAATAGCTTTGAAAAGATATTGACGAACTGATTATATTTGCATATCTAAAATTATGCTTCCTTTCTGGTGATAGATAAAAGCCATAACTAGCAATTATTTGGTACTTTGAAGTAATATATTTTGGCCAACAAACCTAACTCCTTATTTCTTAAAGCTTAAgaatagtgttttttttttcaatgcttTTTTTGCTTTAAAGCAGCCTTACTATAAGGATgaagaaaaacacaacaaagtgTGAAAAACTGGgacaatattaaataaatattaatattataataatatatattaattaatatataataaaattatattgttattgtataattataatataatgaaattatatattcTTTGGATAGTTTTAGCGACTATCAAACATTGGGTcaattaatttgataaatacCAGGCATCATTTTAGACTAGATATGCATTTCCATCTTACATGGAAATAGCcagtaaaataaagaaaaatataagaGCAGgaatttgaaattacataagGAATTTGCAATAATCCCATGAACAGCATTGTAAAAAGCGTAAAGAAATTGTAATTGTGTCACACTATGATGATGATGTAACTAAGTGTGAtctatgtttttatttgaacagATTTCAAAGAAATTCCAGTCCTTCACTGGAACTGTATTTATAAAGAGGACACATGACTTCAAATAGTGCTGGGTTTAGAATGAGATCCATATTTAATAACAGCATCTACTTATGAGCTGAAGCAGGTGACAACATTGTGTAATATGCAGGCCGTTAAAAAGGAGCCCTCGTGCAGTGGGCCCTACACTGGAGAGGATGCCTTGGTGCTGGCAGTGGCTTTGCAAGGGGCAGACAGGGACCTGATTAATCACAAGCTGTCAAGTCTGCCATTTAAAACCAAGTCTACCACTTGTCGCAGAAAACGTGAGTTCATACCAAATGAGAGAAAAGATAACCTATACTGGGAGAGAAGGCGCAAAAACAATGAAGCAGCTAAGCGCTCACGTGAAAAACGTCGTCTCAATGATATGGTGTTGGAGAATAAGCTTGTGGCCCTTGGGGAAGAGAATGCATCCCTGAAAGCTGAGTTGCTGTCACTTAAACTCAGGTTTGGCTTGGTGAGCTCTGCGGCTTATGCGCGGGAGGTGCAGAAAATTTCAAGTTCTACTGCTGCACTCTACCAGGACATTGTCCCACCCAGTGCCAAGGGAAACTACCCAAGAGGAGTGGAACCAGCCCATCTGCGGAGCGGCTGCATATCGGTCATCAAGCACTCGCCTCACATTGCCTTATGTGAAGGATCTGACTCTGGAATGCTGACCCTTGAAAGCCCACTTATGAATTTTTCCAGATCCCCTGATATCATCAAACAAGAACCCCTGGAAACCTGCAGTTATGCCAAAGACAGGACTAGTCCATATGAACTGTACAGAAACTGCCTTAGTAGTCCTTTCCCTGGAAGCTTTTCCCAGCCATCTCCATTATTGCAAAACACCAGATCGACTAGCAGTTCACCACGAATGTCCGATGGCGACGATGGCGCTATAAGCAAGTCCTCAGATGGAGAGGATGAACAACAGGTCCCAAAAGGTCCAATTCCACCCAAGGCTGACTCAAAGAGTGTAATAGTCTCTACCCTCGGGGTGCCAGATACAAGCGCTTCAGCTCTGCCTCATAAATTGAGGATCAAGGCCCGGGCCATCCAGATTAAAGTGGAGGCTATAGATCCCGATTACGAATCGTCCAGCAAATTACCCTCTACCATTGACATGTCTGCAAATGGATGCTTTCAAATGAGTCAGTATGCTACCCATGAGTATATGCAGTCATCTCTAAGCCTGTTGTCCCGGCAGGTGACTAGTGTTCAGGAATGGAACTGCCAGCCTAAGGAATGGCACAAAGGTCACCAGGAGGCCCCAGATGACTTCAAGCACTGGCCCTGTCCAGACTCACCAGGACCTGTGCATAACAGACTATTTGTTGACCTCAAAAATGACTTCTATGCTAGCTCTGAATCTGATAACTTGCACTTGAAACAAGGCATTGCTGATTTGTCAGCAGAAGTTGCCTCCTTAAAAAGATTGATCACAGAACGGCAGGGGTCTGTTATTGAATCTACAAAAAGCACTACCGAACTGAACTTATTATTGAAAGGTTTCTAAGACTAAGTTCTCTCTATTTGCATAATACCTATTTTCCACTGTGTTTGCTACTGCACTGTGTGGTACTTATTGGGTGAAAAAGCTGCACTTCATTGAGAGGAATGGTATTTCGTGCACTTACTGTTGTAGTTTGGTGTGTTTCTTAATGGCTGTATCTGTACCACAGAAACCAAAAATCTGGTTACTGTTAATGCAAAATTAAGGTTAActtgtttacatttattgtacattgtatgttctgttttgtttaaaataaatgtaaacactGAAATATTCTTGTCTTTGTCTTCACACATCTAGCTAATAACCATAGCACAACTAGGGGTGGGCTGATTCAATACTTGGGATCAGTATTGGCCCAATCCGTACCTTTTATGCTGGATCATGTATCGGACTATCGGGGACTAACGAACTAAATCCGATAATGTGCATTACTCGTGGTTGTTACTGTCATGCTATAGTAAAGTCAGACTATTATAAAAGCATTCAAAGTCTTCCTGATATATTCAACAGCTTTATGCgaaaaacaaatgcatatataaaGATAATTAAGGTCACAAAACTGAATGGTGTGGTGCTCATGGATATACAAGATCCATGAGAAGATGCTTTAAGCACATTATCCACATTAAGGACAGGATGATTCAAGTGCATCATTCTTCTCCTAGGATGCACATAAGCACTATTGTGCCACTCAGCACTGACGTCTTTCATGTTGTGACAGTTTTGCGCAATTAAGTAAAAATGTACTCAGACTATTTGTTTGCTTAGTCGTATGTCTACTTAAAAACTGgctttattaataaatatttaagaaCACTTAAATTCTTTTAACTTGTATCtcattttaaattagtttttttttacacttgACACAATATTCTCCTAAATTTGTgtctgtatatgtgtgcatatatatatttatatttgtgtATACACACAATTCTAAACGAACCaagaaaaatactaagattgGTATCGGGCGATACTCAGAATTCAGTTATCGAAATTGGATCGGTaatggaaaaagtggtatcaACTCACCAATTCACACTTGtgaatatttaaatgttttgtatcTGCCCTGAGGCCATGCTAAAAGAAGTGACAAAACACCATAATGCTGTGTTTTTTGTTCTATTTACAAAATGCTACTCTCAAACGTAAATTTTAGTTtcttaaatgtaacttaaaagtacatttttcacATTAATAGCTATGTCCCATTTTGAAGGCTGTTACCTCCGAAGGCTAATGAGGCAGATACACTAAATGTGACAGTGAGAAAATGAACTCTACCGTTTTACAATAATACATAAAATCGAAAATGTTATTATAAGGTAAACTTAATGCTTATGACAAAAGTGTCTGTGACAGTACTCATATAAGCATGATATTCAGGTCAGTGTCTAAAGTCGCTCATTCATTTTCATTCCCTTTTTCCCCATTTTTTTGGACTTAAGTAACATTGGGTAAACGAGTAAATGGTTTCGGAGTGTGATCGAATTGAAAGTTGCGACAGACTTCAGAATTGCTACTTTTGAGTGAAATAGAATTTTTGAATactgtaagagctgtccaaactaaaaacaacttgcactgacatatctttaaatacatcagtgccctttgttttgctttaaaatgcacacatgttatgtttttagtaaggcatgtttgttaaaagtaattaaagagcacctatttcattactaaaaaccgttattttgtgtttttggtataaaacaatgtgtttgcgtggtttatggttgaaaaacattattttccacataccgtacatttttgtagctccagatttcactctcttcctgaaatgcacagacTTAAAAAGCGctatgtccctgattggccagctaatctgtaagtTGTGATTTGTCTGAATACCTGATGTCAGTCGGAAATGTGAAGTTCCTTACCATGTATGAAAGATTTGTGCACATGCAATGCTAACATGAGTTAACTTagaggctgtgagtccaaatgtggggggaattatgataatgtcggtcttgacTACATCAtaaatcccaggaagtaaactgttgcctacaatctgcgtgtttgttgtagtccaagaaaataaatttatgttggagatgatacctcgcgtcattgtttactttgaggtatgtactttttgcacattgttaacatgtactaataaacaccaaaggaaatgtaaaatagtGAATCGGACATCATGACATTTAGTTTTTGTATGACATTTAGTAATATTGCAATGGTCTGCAGACCCAACAATATACagttttacaattttattaCATGACTCCCtggaatacttgattctgattgaaTTGGTCaagatttgtaaattatatttacaaattattaaaccaAATTGCATGTTGGTCTTGTTTcaaaactttaaggcttaaaatgaaatgtttatcaGGTTTTTTCGCAGTGTAAtatatgcatttgttaaaaatgagctaataaaacactttaaatcaGTGTTTGTGTCCAATAATGCACTCGTGTGGCAAAGAAGCTGTGTTTTAAGCAGGGTACTCACACTGTCTGGGTGTTATTATAAGACCACTAAAATTGACACTGCTCACCCAGGTTTTGTATCTCTAGTTTCAGCTCAAGAAGTTggatttgttaaaaaaaatcgaTATTTACTGTATTGCCATGGTAACGTACATCCTAACATTCACTTACTTTCATGTTTAACGCCATTGGCTGTTAGTTGCAAATGTCAGCCTCTAATGTACACGCGCATCGTCATAAAACGGATTAACTCAAATTTAACCCGGCTTGGATTTGTCAAGTTTGTTTTAACCGCTTCGTGCACCAGGCAACAGAGCAAGACTCGTAAACCAGTCCGATTACCTTCATATCATGACGTATGAGGAATCCCGCAGCAGCCGTGCGCGTTGGTCATGTGACCTGAGAGACGTCACTTGCAGTTCAGAGTTGAAAGTCAAAGCATTACGGTTGGCGTCATGGCGGCATTAGCGAGATGTAGAACGCTAATCCAGCTTCTCCGTCCGCAAACTAGCATTATAGACGTCGGGTGCAGATCGCAAGATGTTTTGCATTCAGTGATATACAAGAGGGCGCAGTGTGCGCGTCACGCTTTCTTTGGAGTGAAGCGACAGTACAGCTCCGACGTTAAGTCCGGTGATGACCTGATCGTTAAATACTTGGACGGTGACGACTCAGGTAGACCGGATACCGTAattgtacacagagtttaagtAATTCCTGCAAATGTAATCCCTGCTAAATTAATGCATAAAACGCACATTGTAGCATCCTCCAGCAGTGCCCCTTATTAGTGCTTTTTGTCAAGCAATGACAGTCAACCATTTGACGTCTCAAGGTTTTATAATTTGCACATTAACCTCACCCTGAACTGACaaactattattattaaatgttgaaGAGGAAATAATTCTAgataaaatcaagaaaaataaagattACAATGTGTCATGTCATTGTAAACTGATTTgtagtatatatatttttttatttttagggaTTGTTGTTTTTGGGATCAATCGCTCTAAAGCTAAAAATGCCATCAGCAAAAATCTTGTTAAAATGGTAAGTGTACAGTATTACATTGTTCTGTTCTTTCTCTGTTCTTGATATTCAAAGCACTTTGCTATTAGGCTACCCTCTGAGGCCATCCGTGTAAAATAAGGACAACACTCATTTCTtctaaacaaaataataaaatacaacaGTGGACCTAAGTTTATCTCTGTGATCCCCttttgatgtttgtttgtttttttgttgctAGATGTCTGAAGCTATTCAGTCTGTAAAGAAGAACAATAAAGTGCGTACTGTCATCTTATGCAGTATGGTTCCTGGAATATTCTGTGCAGGTATTTAGCCATTGTGTGTAAGCATAAAGTTatgttcagttttttatgttCAGCACACGCTGTTGTTCAAAAGTGCTTCTCAAAAAGGCATCTGGGAACCAAGATGTGAGGGTTCCCTGGCcctgaaaagtttgagaactcCTGTTGTACATCACAACTGTAAGCATCAGgaccagggctttgaaccagattttttcccCAAGTGGTTCGTTataaacagaaacagtattttaacgtttccggttttcggttcaactctaaaattgacgttcctgaaccggttagaacaaaaaaattaagttccTGAACTGGTTAATAACGTttcatgtcagctgtgggacatacaaataagtaggctgattaggacattaaacttaaattattagtctacataattttccttaagtctctatcttgtcatccagggacgtgcacaggaattttTAGGGGCAGTTGCTTTGACCTAATAAAAAGGGCACCCCCCTGAAAAAAAAACTCGGCCTATATGAAGGACTGAGAATAACAGGGTCTTTATTAAAATCAGCAAACATGTTTGCCTAATGCCTACCAAAAAAAATAGTAGCCTAGGCTGCTTGTCTGCAAGCTATGATAGCTAGCTgctatctgtctgattatttaggctaaacgtggcaaactcagcctaggttcatgaagattttaacagaggttgaaagagtagccaaaaaga contains the following coding sequences:
- the nfil3 gene encoding nuclear factor interleukin-3-regulated protein, which produces MQAVKKEPSCSGPYTGEDALVLAVALQGADRDLINHKLSSLPFKTKSTTCRRKREFIPNERKDNLYWERRRKNNEAAKRSREKRRLNDMVLENKLVALGEENASLKAELLSLKLRFGLVSSAAYAREVQKISSSTAALYQDIVPPSAKGNYPRGVEPAHLRSGCISVIKHSPHIALCEGSDSGMLTLESPLMNFSRSPDIIKQEPLETCSYAKDRTSPYELYRNCLSSPFPGSFSQPSPLLQNTRSTSSSPRMSDGDDGAISKSSDGEDEQQVPKGPIPPKADSKSVIVSTLGVPDTSASALPHKLRIKARAIQIKVEAIDPDYESSSKLPSTIDMSANGCFQMSQYATHEYMQSSLSLLSRQVTSVQEWNCQPKEWHKGHQEAPDDFKHWPCPDSPGPVHNRLFVDLKNDFYASSESDNLHLKQGIADLSAEVASLKRLITERQGSVIESTKSTTELNLLLKGF